Proteins from a single region of Rubeoparvulum massiliense:
- a CDS encoding DUF2614 family zinc ribbon-containing protein: MIFSGKINRLRSYAMGMIFLGIALMYLGYVFFRGWLGSWAEGSQTIMAIFLVLGVLMVLFSGAMYMWIGMLSSRSPMVECPSCGKMTKVLGRVDECMFCKQKLTLDPTLATTPIHHTPENPAGLK, translated from the coding sequence ATGATATTTTCGGGTAAAATAAATCGACTACGCTCTTATGCGATGGGTATGATATTTCTTGGTATTGCTTTGATGTACCTTGGTTATGTATTCTTCCGTGGTTGGCTAGGTAGTTGGGCAGAAGGCTCACAAACAATCATGGCAATCTTTCTTGTCTTAGGCGTTCTAATGGTATTATTTAGTGGAGCGATGTACATGTGGATTGGTATGTTATCTTCACGGTCACCAATGGTAGAATGCCCTTCATGTGGAAAGATGACGAAGGTATTAGGACGCGTTGATGAATGTATGTTTTGTAAGCAAAAACTAACCCTCGATCCTACGCTTGCAACAACACCAATTCATCATACACCAGAGAATCCTGCAGGGTTAAAGTAA